The stretch of DNA ACATCTGAAAAAGTTCTGCAATTATTCCTAATCCTGAGTTACAGGGACTACTTGGCCTGCAATTGGCTATGTTCAGATGGCAGGTAAAGTTGAGGGATACTTAGCAGTATTTACCTCTCCTCTTTCACAATGGCATCATCAAATGCTTGGGAGATATGCTTCAGTTGGCAAATCCCTGAGGAGACCAGTTCCAACTTGCAGTCAAACTCTCTGCAAACAGAATGGTCACTGCTACAGATCAAACAGGACAGGCTGATTAGGTGACAGTACTCAagcctccatccctgcagtACCACTCTTGTTACCTCTACACTTTACCCAGAGAAGTTTAGGGTGGTGGCAATTATGCTTTTAATTCCATTGGCCAATAGCTTCACGTCTCCATTCATCCCCCAAACAGCAATCTTCCAACTCAGACACAAGATTCAGATTCTCAAGGCTTGGATTCAACTTCTAGCTTTAACCTTTCTTGTGACTTTgaccaaaagaaaaacctgtgTGCACATTATTAAGTATTTCCCTAGCTTACAACCCTTGATCTAATTTGTGTTTGCTCTTTGAGGCAGGAATTTCTCTATGTTCTATAAGGAACTCAGCATAAACAGAGCTATTCCTAGTATCTTTGGAATACAAATAGCAGCTTTGGAAAAGTTACAGTTAAATCAGAGTGAGATACAGAGCATTTTCCTTTACCCAAAAGGCACCAGCAAAGAACTCAGGTATGTCtctaagaaaaaattactttttatgtTTCAGCTTTACACATAGCTTAGTCCCTGTCTATACAGGGAGCTGGAACTACTTTCTTAAATATTCCAGTAGCACACACCTTCAGGGGAATAGGACAGAAAACTTAATACCTTGCCTTTCACTTTACCAGATACTCTAATCAgagtaataaattaaaaaaaaaaaaacaaaaaaacaaaaacaaaacaaaaaaaagaaaacaaaaaaaaaaaaagaaaaaaagtttacaaAATAATGTGACTAACATCTttctgctggaaggagcaggagatgaATAAGGGctcttcagtgctgctgctcttctggatCTCCGGAGAGAGACACCATTTTTATCAAGCCAGGATGAGAAATCCCTCCATTCTCTATGTTCTGACACCCTTGTTGGCCCAAGCAAGGCCCTTTTGCTGGACCTTGGAGTGCCTTTGGAACTGGCTGCTGGAGTAACACTCTTATAGCAAGGTGTTCGAGGTGTAGCACTTCTTTTTTTGGTAGAACTGGTCACACAGCTTCTGCTGATTGATTCAGCTGGAAAGGTCACCATTGAGCATACTGGGCTTTGGCAagacttctgtattttctgaaagaagcaTTAGACATGTTAGGCTAAATGAACTCAATTAGCTGTGAGTTTGGAACCAGGAAGACTAGGAATATTTGGGCTGAATTACTCGCTTCCATTCTCATATCAGGTTTCAACTAACATGAATGCATCTCAACCTCTGTACTCATTTGCACAGGGAGTCTCTTGCTTCCCTAACTCTTGGCACTTGTCAAGGACTTCAGAGCAGGCACTGGAAcaaagctcctgctgctcttatGCTGGAAAAATTCAGGCTCCCCAACACAGAAgtcatgcatttaaaaatctgagGTCTCTAAGAAAGGGAAATGCGAGCTTCAATCTGCTACCCTGCTATGTTGTAGCAGGTTTTGTCAGcctaaatttaaattaactATAATGGAGAACACGCTAGTAAATAGTATGGGTACAGgggaataaataaaagaaaaaaaatccaaagtgcTGCACATTTTTCAGTAACAATTCTTTGCAAATGATGTCAATCTTTACCCAGTTTCCTCTGTGTAAAGGCTGCTCTGCCATATATGATTAAATACAGTAGGGGAAAAGCTCTTATttcataacaaaataaaataaactgttttcaCCTTCCTCCATGTTCTGCCAGATCCATAATTTACCTGTCTGTACTTTAAGAAAAGATattaaagattttaaagattttaaaagttaGCAGCTATGAGACAAGTACTAAGGTGTGCAAGTGTGTGGGAATGGACTCTCTGGAGTACACCACTCAGTACAGAATTCAGAAATCTTAGTACTGGAATTGAAGCAAAAACTAAACTCTGTGTTCTACTGCAAAGACAAAATACCTGGGACACGGTTCCAAAAGcatattttgctgttcttttaatAGTCTGAAGAGTTTGGCACCTCTGCCTTGGTTCCAGACTTTCCCTAGTTGGGGTTTTATGAAAATTCAGCTCGACTTGCTTTAATGGTACCCGTTTCCTTAAAGACATGCGAATGGTATTGAAAGAACTCAGAGAGGCCCTTCTCTTGAATTTGTCAGGCACAGGGCTCTCATTCTCATTGAGGTCAGCTAGGAGCCGGTGTTTCCGCCACGCCACTGTTGCTTTGACATTTTGGAGCACAGATGCCATCTTGTTCCAGTTCTTGGTGAACTTTATTTctaaaacaatgaaaatgagAGCAAAGCTTAGGCAGAACAAGGTACAAAGTAGTGTAAAAATCAAGAAATGGAAACTGTTACAGAATACATTTGTTTACAATTGCCTGAAACAGGAAAACCAAAGCTGAGCAGACTTTTACTTGGAGTCTTGAAAGACAACAGGATTGATTTTTACAGCTATTTAGGTTTGTGCAAGTCTACAAAGAAGCCTTGTATTGCAATTCCACTGCAAAACTCTAGTTTGAGAGGGAGAATGCTCTACGAGGagtgcattttttttgtttgtgtctCAGATCAAGATCTGATATCCCAAATTTTTGCCTTCTTTAATCAAAACAACCTTGCAAGACAGGTTTACGCAGATGCTATTGTCTCCTGCCGTACTTTCTAGCTGAAGGCTTCTGCTTCAGTCCCAGTTATGATTGTGGATGCATAAAGCCTTAAACAGACAGGATTCTTACTGGCAGAAGACTTTGGCGGGAAGGGCTAAAACGCTAGTTATCTATATGAAAATTTAAACATATATTTGATTTTCACTTGCTAACAAATACGATTGAAATGACACGAGAGAGCCGCTGCTGTCCTACGGTTACAATGATGTGTTTATTAAGCGAGTATTGCACAGGACAGCGCGGTGTCCTCTTTCTTCTGGAGGCCACGGCGGTCTGGGGTAGCCCTCGGCCGGGCCCCTGGACACACCCAGACCCAGGCCCAGGCCCAGGCCTCGTCCGAGCCGCTCTCGCTGCAGGAACCCCGTTCTGCTGGTACTGCCGTTCTCCCCGCCAACAGCCGCGGCAGATCCGCCGTGCCGCCACATCGGGCTAAcgggacaagggggaatgggcGAGACCAGCCAATGCCGTTATTGCGCCCACCGGGACAGTAGAAACAAGCGCGAAAAGTGCCGCCAAGGCCAGAGGAGAGGGGCTCGGGAAAAGGGAGCCGCGACCGGGCCGCTCTGGCAGCTGCTCGGGGCAGTACTCACTCAGCGCGCCGGACAGAAGCGGGACCTGAATCCGGACCgagctgccacctccctgcagcagcccctttGTGCGCCGCCACCGCGTTTGAAcgccgcgccgcccgctccGAGCCCCCGGAttggcgccgccgccgcgcacCACCATTGGCTGGGCCCCGCGCGCGCGCGGCTGCCGTTACTCGGCCGGGCGCGCGCGGGGCGGCCGGCTGTGAGGGGCGGCCCGAGCCGCGCTGAGGGGAATGTCCCGGGCCCGGCGGCACAACGGCAGCGCTGCGCTGCGCCCCCGCCCGCGGCTCTGGCGCCTTAGTGGACCTCGGCCCGGAGATCCGCGTCAGCTGGAGTAGTAAAAGGACTCGGGCTGGGTTGCCCACTTGGGTATCCAAGCCACAGCTCCTGTTACTTCTGGTAATTATCGGTCAAAGTCTTagaaggtttttgtttgtttgcttttactcCACGGGCTTCTGCAGCTCTTGCTGGAGGAGACAGCTAACGTAACTGTCCGTATGGGACCGTAAACCATCCGGGATGCCCTCTGAAGCAAATCgggcagcagagagggcaaCGGATGTATGTGTTCAGCGGTGGGAGATTTTGTTCtgatctggttttttttttttcttacccgAGTGGCAAACAAGACATGCAAAGCATTCATTTATCTTTAAATGACTTCTGCCTGAAAAAAACTGCTCTAGAAAGAACTGTAGCagcatctgtttttttccaaatatttgttttccctCCGCCAAATTAAACTCAGAGCTGACAGCTGAAACACCTCCTTAGCTAAGACTTGGCTTATAGTGATGGGGAAGCCAACCCAACACTGCAGGATACCTCTTGAATCTCACACTGGCTTTTTACAAATACTTTTTACAAATTCATAAGaactctgattttaaaaaagttccACGCGATGGTGTTTGTGCCACTTTGTATTCATACACTAATAATGATGACTGCAATGTAATAAACATCTTTTATTAACAGATGTGTTTCTATGTATTACAGCCCTAtattctgttctgctttcctCTGTCCATTGACTTCAGGGCTTCCAGGTAGCTGAAGCATTAGACCTCTTCCCCTGTGTCCTCCCCACTCTCAATTTCTGTAGCAAAATTTCAGGTTCTTCTCACTAGCAAACTGGAGCTTCAGCCACCATATTTTAAGActtggtttggattttgggaCATTGATCTAGAGACCTCCTAAAACAAAGAGCTCTTCTTGGGGGTACTGAAtacaagagagagagaaagagaatcAGGTAGTAATCAGACCACATGCTCAGTTTCTAAGAGTTATCTTGATAGCTGGGGATGTGCATTGGTACACTGGCAAGAGTGGGCAGAGAAATCCCTAAGAATAGAAACATTGCTAATTGAAAAGAGGACGTGTACAGGCAGAGAGATCTGTGTGACCTAAGAACTGTAGGCCAAAAGACAAACAGCAGACTGAAGCTTAATTGTGCTATCAACCTGTTCCTTCAtgcctgtttttaaaattaaaatagaaatatctgAGCCTTTGTAGTTGTAAACAGATTCTCATGGATCTgcatgttttcttcttctttttatgGTGCACTACTTGTTTCCAtaaatttcaactttttttttatccagcCTTAATCTAAGGCAGGGTACTAATTGTCATGGAATGGTACCCCAGAAGACTATGAAAAGTCATTAGTGCTAATTTTGCACTGATGGTCCTGTTCAAATGTATACAGCCCAAAGAACTGAATACTTTTGAATGCTAGACATCAGACCACAGACCATGATCAATTAATTGCAACTGATGCTAACCAAAGGGTTTTGCAGATGGTGTGGCTGCTGTAGCAGCAATTGATACCATTTCACTGTTTAGACTAAAGGTGAAGGCCAAAAAGTTAAAGATGTGTTCTGTGCTTGTACTGTGATTGTTCTTcactctttgtttttttgttttgatttaggTAAGACTATAGTTTAGACTCAAGGGCTTGTTTGACAGCTGGAGTACAGAGGCAAAGGGTTGTTGGTTTTGATTGTGAAGAAACAAACTTTCATCCATTTGTTTAGAAGCCTATTATGTTGGGATTAGCAAGAAATCTACCCACTGCTTTCTGCATGTTGGTTTGATTTAAGACCCAGAAGAGAAGTCCTCTCAATGGAAGATGACAGTAAACCCAAGCAAAGCTCCTGGGCCTATCTACCTGATGTCTGTCTGAGGCATGTCTTCCATTGGTTAGATGACAGGGACAGATCTCGGGCTGCCTTGGTCTGTAAAAAATGGAGTTGCGCCATGCACGCTGGATCTCTCTGGAGATGCAGAACCATCACCTTCTATGGCCAACCATCAAGGGCACGCACACTGGAGTTTCAAAGTGCACTGTGGTATACCAAGAAATTTGGCAAATATTTGAAGCACCTTGAGATCAAGTTATCGAGTCCTTACAATACTCCCTTTATCAAAAAATTTCAAGTGATTATGAGAAGTCTTCTTTCACACCTGGGTAAGTGTAATAGTCACCTAGTATCACTGAGTATCAAGTACCTAGAATTAGACTGCTTGATCTGGAAAAATGTGGTTAGGGCTCAGTTTATCAAGAACTTAGCTGCCTTCCTGAAAAGAATGAGCAATCAACTTGATTATCTTAACTTAAAAGGAGCAAGAATAACTTTGGAAGAAGGCTGTGAGCTTCTGAATTCTCTAAGCAGCTTGACAAATAGAAGCTTTATATCTGAAATCAATATTGAGGATTTCTTCAGTCTCCACCTTTCTGTCTACAGCAGTCCATTGTTCCACCAAACTATGTCTACGTTCCACAGGCTGACCATCCTGACTTTCAATTATAACTGCATCTCGGATGAACTGCTGGCCATCCTGCGGGAGCATAGCTCTCATTCCCTGTGCACCTTGAATATCAAGTGTCATATCCATGACCCTCATGGGCAAGTGGTCTCAGGAATGTCATGGGCAAATTTGGCCAAGAGAGCCCCAAAACTGAATGTGAACTTCTTCTTTGAAAGAGTCATGAAGCATGATCACCTAGCTAGGATCCTGCTAGAGGAGATCCCAGTTAGGAGCATCAGCCTACGGAGCAGTTATTTTAGTGACCCAGACTGGACAATGAGACCTACCCTCACCAACCTTCTCCCAGCTTACTGGCATGGTCTGCAGGTAAGGGAAACAATAGAGACACCCTACTGCAGTATCACAAAGCTAAACAAAGTAATCATGTAGGCCTTCTGCATAACAGCAGTCAGCAACAGAAGTTCCTGACTGCTTCAGTTTTACGTTCAGAGGGCAGTTTTCATAAGTGAGTCATTTCAGTGTTTCACCCATAATGTCGTTAATGAAATTATCCTTGTCCAGTTATAACCCTCCATTAAAACTATTCAGGCTGCTCTATTTTAGCAATGCACAAATGTCCTACAGCACATCTAAATTAACTAGTGCCTGTGTCAAAGCACTTCGGTGTCACAAGGGATGTGTCATCAAAGGTTTGCAACAGCTGACCCACGTAAGTGAGCATCAGGTCTTTGCATGCCAGAGAGAAACATGTGGCCTGATAGTTGCTGACAGCTTTCTGTAAGTCCTGTTCCATTGCAGAGTTGCCAATAAACACCATAGATATGTAAAGCTTTCCAGAAACCATCACTGGCTCCACTCTTGTCTCTGGGATAATTTTCATTATGTCAGATAAGGTCATGGTATGACTGTGGGTGCAGCGTTTTCTAATAAATGCACAAGGGATCACCCCATCTTAAGAGGAGAATGATTTACTCTAGCACATATACACTGTTGTCA from Vidua macroura isolate BioBank_ID:100142 chromosome 20, ASM2450914v1, whole genome shotgun sequence encodes:
- the PIMREG gene encoding protein PIMREG isoform X2, which translates into the protein MASVLQNVKATVAWRKHRLLADLNENESPVPDKFKRRASLSSFNTIRMSLRKRVPLKQVELNFHKTPTRESLEPRQRCQTLQTIKRTAKYAFGTVSQKIQKSCQSPVCSMVTFPAESISRSCVTSSTKKRSATPRTPCYKSVTPAASSKGTPRSSKRALLGPTRVSEHREWRDFSSWLDKNGVSLRRSRRAAALKSPYSSPAPSSRKIEFDCKLELVSSGICQLKHISQAFDDAIVKEESDMTVSLIRN
- the PIMREG gene encoding protein PIMREG isoform X1, with protein sequence MASVLQNVKATVAWRKHRLLADLNENESPVPDKFKRRASLSSFNTIRMSLRKRVPLKQVELNFHKTPTRESLEPRQRCQTLQTIKRTAKYAFGTVSQKIQKSCQSPVCSMVTFPAESISRSCVTSSTKKRSATPRTPCYKSVTPAASSKGTPRSSKRALLGPTRVSEHREWRDFSSWLDKNGVSLRRSRRAAALKSPYSSPAPSSRKIEFDCKLELVSSGICQLKHISQAFDDAIVKEERQQAISNYYYLMAQNSQSVHRSLKPSQAIRRQAKKLHQALGT
- the PIMREG gene encoding protein PIMREG isoform X3, translating into MASVLQNVKATVAWRKHRLLADLNENESPVPDKFKRRASLSSFNTIRMSLRKRVPLKQVELNFHKTPTRESLEPRQRCQTLQTIKRTAKYAFGTVSQKIQKSCQSPVCSMVTFPAESISRSCVTSSTKKRSATPRTPCYKSVTPAASSKGTPRSSKRALLGPTRVSEHREWRDFSSWLDKNGVSLRRSRRAAALKSPYSSPAPSSRKMQQAISNYYYLMAQNSQSVHRSLKPSQAIRRQAKKLHQALGT
- the FBXO39 gene encoding F-box only protein 39 isoform X1; translation: MEDDSKPKQSSWAYLPDVCLRHVFHWLDDRDRSRAALVCKKWSCAMHAGSLWRCRTITFYGQPSRARTLEFQSALWYTKKFGKYLKHLEIKLSSPYNTPFIKKFQVIMRSLLSHLGKCNSHLVSLSIKYLELDCLIWKNVVRAQFIKNLAAFLKRMSNQLDYLNLKGARITLEEGCELLNSLSSLTNRSFISEINIEDFFSLHLSVYSSPLFHQTMSTFHRLTILTFNYNCISDELLAILREHSSHSLCTLNIKCHIHDPHGQVVSGMSWANLAKRAPKLNVNFFFERVMKHDHLARILLEEIPVRSISLRSSYFSDPDWTMRPTLTNLLPAYWHGLQKLTLELNNDHEFLDNELLQLILSCKRLLFLKVWAFLSVSFMERLLQNRAERRCILTTIKVRIYTAQDDSTEEERLLANIYRKFKYLIDSELNYFVITYPMV
- the FBXO39 gene encoding F-box only protein 39 isoform X2, whose protein sequence is MSTFHRLTILTFNYNCISDELLAILREHSSHSLCTLNIKCHIHDPHGQVVSGMSWANLAKRAPKLNVNFFFERVMKHDHLARILLEEIPVRSISLRSSYFSDPDWTMRPTLTNLLPAYWHGLQKLTLELNNDHEFLDNELLQLILSCKRLLFLKVWAFLSVSFMERLLQNRAERRCILTTIKVRIYTAQDDSTEEERLLANIYRKFKYLIDSELNYFVITYPMV